Proteins from a single region of Alphaproteobacteria bacterium:
- a CDS encoding shikimate kinase — MLRIIAESAEIVDDQRPAAANPAIVRTVALVGLMGAGKSAIGKRLAQRLGLPFVDADTEIEAAAGCSIEEFFERFGEAAFRAGERRVIQRLLDGPPHVLATGGGAFMDPLTRAVMREKATTIWLRADLNVLFERVSRRTNRPLLKNGDPRGTLERLMAVRYPVYAEADLVVDSRDAPADRTAEEVHAALMRHVGATTGGT, encoded by the coding sequence ATGTTGAGAATCATCGCAGAATCGGCCGAAATCGTGGACGATCAGCGCCCCGCCGCGGCGAATCCCGCCATTGTCCGCACCGTCGCCCTGGTCGGGCTGATGGGCGCGGGCAAGAGCGCCATCGGCAAACGCCTGGCCCAGCGGCTGGGCCTGCCCTTCGTCGACGCCGACACCGAGATCGAGGCGGCGGCCGGCTGCAGCATCGAGGAATTCTTCGAGCGCTTCGGCGAGGCGGCGTTCCGCGCCGGCGAGCGCCGCGTGATCCAGCGCCTGCTCGACGGGCCGCCGCACGTGCTGGCGACCGGCGGCGGCGCCTTCATGGACCCGCTGACCCGGGCCGTGATGCGCGAGAAGGCGACCACCATCTGGCTGCGCGCCGACCTCAACGTGCTGTTCGAGCGCGTGTCGCGGCGCACCAACCGGCCGCTGCTGAAGAACGGCGACCCGCGCGGCACGCTGGAGCGCCTGATGGCCGTGCGCTATCCGGTCTATGCCGAAGCCGATCTCGTGGTCGACAGCCGCGACGCGCCGGCCGACCGCACGGCCGAGGAGGTGCATGCAGCGCTGATGCGCCATGTCGGCGCGACGACGGGAGGCACGTGA
- the aroB gene encoding 3-dehydroquinate synthase, with protein MSGQARRVPVALGERAYDILIGPDLIARAGEHCAPHVPRRRAIVVTDEAVAQLHLQKLVAALGSAGIEAPAVVVPAGEASKDFGEFGRLIEALLDQRPDRDTVLIALGGGVVGDLCGFAASVLLRGVDFIQVPTTLLAQVDSSVGGKTAINTRHGKNLVGTFYQPRLVLADTGVLDTLPRRELLAGYAEIAKYGLIDDEPFFAWLESNGHRVIDGDARARGEAIARSCTSKARIVAQDEREQAGVRDLLNLGHTFGHALEKETGYGGGLLHGEAVAIGMVLAFDMSAALGLCPAADARRVRAHLEAVGLPVSPLTIAGSNVRGWDAARLVEHMGADKKNRDGKLTFILAHGIGRSFVRRGVDGAAALDTMRRALAA; from the coding sequence ATGAGCGGGCAGGCGCGGCGAGTGCCGGTGGCGCTGGGCGAGCGCGCCTACGACATCCTGATCGGCCCCGACCTGATCGCGCGCGCCGGCGAGCATTGCGCGCCGCACGTCCCCAGGCGCCGCGCCATCGTCGTCACCGACGAGGCGGTGGCGCAGCTGCATCTTCAGAAGCTGGTCGCAGCGCTGGGCTCCGCCGGCATCGAGGCGCCCGCAGTGGTCGTGCCCGCCGGCGAGGCGAGCAAGGACTTCGGCGAGTTCGGCCGGCTGATCGAGGCACTGCTCGACCAGCGTCCCGACCGCGACACCGTGCTGATCGCGCTGGGTGGCGGCGTGGTCGGCGATCTCTGCGGCTTCGCCGCCTCGGTGCTGTTGCGCGGCGTCGACTTCATCCAGGTGCCGACCACGCTGCTCGCCCAGGTCGACAGCTCGGTGGGCGGCAAGACGGCGATCAACACGCGCCACGGCAAGAACCTGGTGGGCACCTTCTATCAGCCGCGCCTGGTGCTGGCCGACACCGGCGTGCTCGACACGCTGCCGCGCCGCGAGCTGCTGGCGGGCTATGCCGAGATCGCCAAGTACGGGCTGATCGACGACGAGCCATTCTTCGCCTGGCTCGAGAGCAACGGGCATCGGGTGATCGACGGCGACGCGCGCGCGCGCGGAGAGGCGATCGCGCGCAGCTGCACGAGCAAGGCGCGCATCGTGGCGCAGGACGAGCGCGAGCAGGCCGGCGTGCGCGACCTGCTCAATCTCGGCCACACCTTCGGCCACGCGCTGGAGAAGGAAACCGGCTACGGCGGCGGGCTGCTGCACGGCGAGGCGGTGGCCATCGGCATGGTCCTGGCGTTCGACATGTCGGCGGCGCTCGGCCTTTGCCCGGCGGCCGACGCGCGGCGCGTGCGCGCCCATCTCGAGGCGGTCGGCCTGCCGGTCTCGCCGCTGACCATCGCCGGCAGCAATGTGCGCGGCTGGGACGCCGCGCGGCTGGTCGAGCACATGGGCGCCGACAAGAAGAACCGCGACGGCAAGCTCACCTTCATCCTGGCGCACGGCATCGGCCGGTCCTTCGTGCGCCGCGGCGTCGACGGCGCGGCTGCGCTCGACACCATGCGGCGCGCGCTCGCGGCGTGA